The following proteins are encoded in a genomic region of Sulfurospirillum arsenophilum NBRC 109478:
- a CDS encoding RluA family pseudouridine synthase, which translates to MAYTLKKFVLEEPTLAFRFLMDTFDISMGEAQKMVDKRRVFVEEEQLLKKSALIVGNIGVVVFEGNPKGLLPVFETEDFAVFEKPSGVMMHPRKRSDGYTLNDEIKSLYGKDANAAHRIDKSTSGLVLVGKHKQAEIDLKRIFATRQVQKSYLALVHGKIDDMIMIDEKLKRDVETSQIRLKVHVDERGKASQTKITPLHYFADKNATLVEAIPYTGRQHQIRVHLFHVKHHIVGDPIYGIDESYAEKFLDGLMSVEEQLEITQSSRLLLHAQTLAFEYKGIPYKIESKFDAKTIFYNLMKG; encoded by the coding sequence TTGGCGTATACTTTGAAAAAGTTTGTTCTTGAAGAACCAACACTTGCCTTTCGCTTCTTAATGGATACCTTTGATATCAGCATGGGTGAAGCACAAAAGATGGTTGATAAAAGGCGAGTGTTTGTAGAAGAAGAGCAACTTCTGAAAAAATCAGCTCTGATTGTGGGTAATATTGGTGTTGTTGTCTTTGAAGGTAATCCCAAAGGCTTATTGCCAGTTTTTGAGACGGAAGATTTTGCAGTGTTTGAAAAACCTAGTGGGGTTATGATGCATCCTCGAAAACGAAGTGATGGATATACACTTAATGACGAGATTAAATCACTTTACGGTAAAGATGCCAATGCGGCACATCGTATTGATAAAAGTACGAGTGGTTTGGTGTTAGTCGGAAAACATAAACAAGCCGAAATTGATCTCAAGCGCATCTTTGCAACAAGGCAAGTTCAAAAGAGTTACTTAGCTTTGGTTCATGGTAAAATTGATGACATGATTATGATAGATGAGAAACTAAAACGCGATGTGGAAACAAGTCAAATCCGTCTTAAAGTCCATGTAGATGAAAGAGGAAAAGCTTCTCAAACCAAGATAACGCCCCTACACTATTTCGCAGATAAAAATGCTACGTTGGTTGAGGCTATTCCTTATACCGGAAGACAGCATCAGATTAGAGTTCATTTGTTCCACGTGAAACATCACATTGTTGGTGATCCAATTTATGGTATTGATGAATCTTATGCTGAAAAGTTTTTAGATGGTTTAATGAGTGTGGAAGAGCAATTGGAAATCACTCAAAGTTCACGTCTTCTTTTACATGCACAAACACTTGCATTTGAGTATAAAGGTATTCCTTATAAGATTGAATCAAAATTTGATGCGAAAACGATATTTTACAACTTAATGAAAGGATAG
- a CDS encoding fumarylacetoacetate hydrolase family protein, which produces MKTVILDGVRVAPSKVVCIGRNYVEHIKELNNEVPTSMVLFMKPNAALSSELITGAITPLHYEGEISFLIKKGKIAAVAFGLDLTNRELQSELKGKGLPWERAKAFDGAAVMSQFVSIEEYNIDKLSMQLWINDVLVQEGNIDLMIHKPLSIIKEINSFSTLIDNDIVMSGTPKGVGSYVKGDKFVGKIFVADREIISKEWIAK; this is translated from the coding sequence ATGAAAACAGTTATTTTAGATGGTGTAAGAGTTGCCCCCAGTAAAGTAGTATGTATTGGACGAAATTATGTTGAACATATTAAAGAGTTGAACAATGAGGTCCCTACTTCCATGGTTTTGTTTATGAAACCTAACGCTGCGCTAAGCAGTGAGCTCATAACAGGTGCAATAACACCTCTTCATTATGAAGGAGAAATATCTTTTTTAATAAAGAAAGGAAAGATTGCAGCTGTTGCTTTTGGGCTGGACTTGACTAACCGTGAACTTCAAAGTGAGCTCAAAGGAAAAGGCTTACCATGGGAGCGTGCAAAGGCTTTTGATGGTGCAGCTGTTATGAGTCAGTTTGTAAGTATTGAAGAATACAATATTGATAAACTCTCAATGCAATTATGGATTAATGATGTGTTAGTTCAAGAGGGAAATATTGATCTAATGATTCATAAACCTCTTTCTATTATCAAAGAGATTAACTCATTTTCAACACTTATTGATAACGATATTGTTATGAGCGGTACCCCAAAAGGTGTTGGAAGTTATGTGAAAGGCGATAAATTTGTAGGTAAGATTTTTGTTGCAGACAGAGAAATTATTTCCAAAGAATGGATAGCTAAATAA
- the rlmN gene encoding 23S rRNA (adenine(2503)-C(2))-methyltransferase RlmN — MEKQNIFDLSKDELSEVIKPAFRAKQIYQWLYQKYVTSFDEMKNLPKELKEQLNSTYYLDPLMIVKVEESRDGSKKYLFSLKDGNTVESVLLPMKQEQTDEEGKLLHHTRYTICISSQVGCKIGCAFCLTGKSGFKRNLTAGEITTQILMIKRDNAIAENRRVNIVYMGMGEPLDNLTNVSKAVRIFNDLDGLSISPRRQTISTSGLSAQIEKLGLMDLGVLLAISLHAVDDDLRQKLMPINKAYNIESIINAVKAFPIDARKRVMFEYLVMKGVNDDQKSAKKLVKLLHGIKSKVNLIYFNPHPGSEFGRPLEKDMVAFQQYLVDHGVLCTIRQSKGLDISAACGQLKDKEQKNDNA, encoded by the coding sequence ATGGAAAAACAAAATATATTTGATCTCTCGAAAGATGAGTTATCAGAAGTTATTAAACCTGCATTTAGAGCGAAGCAAATTTATCAATGGCTTTATCAAAAATATGTTACTTCTTTTGATGAAATGAAAAATCTACCAAAAGAGCTTAAAGAACAACTCAATTCAACATACTATCTTGATCCACTTATGATCGTCAAAGTTGAAGAGAGTAGGGATGGCAGTAAAAAATACCTATTTTCACTTAAAGATGGCAACACAGTAGAATCGGTTCTCCTACCCATGAAGCAAGAACAAACAGATGAAGAGGGTAAACTTCTTCATCATACGCGCTATACCATCTGTATATCTTCTCAAGTAGGGTGTAAAATAGGGTGCGCCTTTTGCCTTACAGGAAAAAGTGGATTCAAACGTAACTTAACAGCCGGTGAAATAACAACCCAAATTCTAATGATTAAAAGAGATAATGCTATTGCCGAAAACAGGCGTGTTAATATTGTTTATATGGGAATGGGTGAACCATTGGACAATCTTACTAACGTGAGCAAAGCAGTGCGTATTTTTAACGATCTTGATGGTCTTTCTATCTCTCCACGAAGACAAACTATTTCTACCAGTGGACTTAGTGCACAAATCGAAAAACTTGGTCTTATGGATTTAGGGGTACTGTTAGCAATTTCACTACACGCTGTTGATGATGATCTACGACAAAAATTAATGCCTATCAATAAAGCCTATAATATTGAGTCGATTATTAATGCCGTCAAAGCTTTCCCCATAGATGCACGTAAACGCGTCATGTTTGAATACTTAGTGATGAAAGGGGTAAATGATGACCAAAAGAGTGCAAAGAAGCTGGTGAAGCTCCTACATGGCATAAAATCGAAAGTCAATCTTATCTATTTTAACCCACATCCAGGAAGTGAATTTGGACGTCCATTAGAGAAAGATATGGTTGCTTTTCAACAGTATCTTGTAGATCATGGAGTACTTTGTACTATTCGTCAATCCAAAGGTTTGGATATCAGTGCGGCATGTGGTCAACTAAAAGATAAGGAGCAAAAAAATGACAATGCTTGA
- a CDS encoding phosphorylase family protein, which yields MILCAGRNETFDFAKPIGVGLIESAINLTQLVLEEKPAFLFFIGTAGSYGSYQPLDLIYSHSATNIELGYLQNQCYTPLKNQIEADNIYVSRGTNHPSPIINSSNYITTDVTLANKMLEKNIELENMEFFSIVSVANQFNIPCSGLFVVTNYCNENAHNDFIKNHAKAKELIALHVKKICIL from the coding sequence ATGATTCTCTGTGCTGGGCGAAATGAAACATTTGATTTTGCTAAACCGATTGGTGTTGGACTTATAGAAAGCGCTATCAACTTAACCCAACTTGTACTTGAAGAGAAACCTGCTTTTTTATTTTTTATTGGAACAGCAGGGAGTTATGGCAGTTACCAACCTTTAGACCTAATTTACAGTCATAGTGCTACCAATATTGAACTTGGTTATTTACAAAATCAGTGCTACACTCCTTTAAAAAATCAAATTGAGGCAGACAATATTTATGTTTCACGTGGAACAAATCATCCATCGCCTATTATCAATTCAAGTAATTACATTACTACGGATGTTACCTTAGCAAATAAAATGCTTGAAAAAAATATTGAGTTAGAAAATATGGAGTTCTTCTCGATTGTAAGCGTTGCCAATCAATTCAATATACCTTGTTCTGGCCTTTTTGTGGTTACTAATTATTGCAATGAAAATGCACATAATGATTTTATAAAAAACCATGCTAAAGCTAAAGAGTTAATTGCTTTACATGTAAAAAAAATCTGCATCTTGTAA
- the hisF gene encoding imidazole glycerol phosphate synthase subunit HisF, translated as MEHFAKRIIPCLDVKNGRVVKGVNFVGLKDAGDPVEIAKRYNDEGADELTFLDITASHEGRGTIVDIVEKVAREVFIPLTVGGGIRTLEDIYRLLHVGCDKVSINSPAIANPHFIDESSKRFGSQCIVVAIDAKRMGDSWHVFINGGRIDTGLDALAWAKEAQERGAGEILLTSMDCDGAKNGYDIPLTSQMSNMLDIPVIASGGAGTMEHIKDAFLNGADAALAASIFHFKEIDIMDLKRYLRHEGIAVRI; from the coding sequence ATGGAGCATTTCGCTAAGCGTATTATCCCTTGCCTAGACGTCAAAAATGGACGCGTTGTTAAGGGTGTTAATTTTGTTGGACTTAAAGATGCAGGTGATCCTGTTGAAATAGCAAAACGATACAATGATGAAGGCGCGGATGAACTCACTTTTTTAGATATTACGGCTAGCCATGAAGGACGCGGAACAATTGTTGATATTGTTGAAAAAGTAGCTCGCGAAGTTTTTATACCACTTACTGTTGGTGGAGGTATACGAACACTGGAAGACATTTACCGACTTTTACATGTAGGATGCGATAAAGTGAGCATCAATTCTCCAGCAATCGCTAATCCACATTTTATAGATGAATCATCTAAACGTTTTGGTTCACAATGTATTGTTGTAGCTATTGATGCTAAACGTATGGGTGATTCATGGCATGTTTTTATCAATGGTGGCAGAATCGATACGGGTCTTGATGCACTGGCTTGGGCAAAAGAGGCTCAAGAGCGAGGGGCAGGTGAAATACTCTTAACATCTATGGATTGTGATGGTGCAAAAAATGGCTATGACATTCCACTTACTTCTCAAATGAGTAACATGCTTGATATTCCTGTCATTGCTAGTGGTGGGGCAGGGACAATGGAGCACATTAAAGATGCGTTCTTAAATGGTGCTGATGCAGCGCTTGCTGCTTCTATTTTTCACTTTAAAGAGATTGATATTATGGATCTTAAACGTTACCTCAGACATGAGGGAATCGCAGTACGAATATGA
- the rsmA gene encoding 16S rRNA (adenine(1518)-N(6)/adenine(1519)-N(6))-dimethyltransferase RsmA, with product MIEAKKKFGQNFLKDSSVLSKIIQAMPRNDRKLVEIGPGLGDLTQELLKVKPLVAYEVDEDLCVYLRKKFSKEIDEGSLTLVHADVLSQFEKGSLLNEPYDLVANLPYYIATTIILDALEDPYCKSMEVMVQKEVAEKFAASPKTKEFTSLAILAQSVGVAKLLFDVDPTSFDPQPKVVSSILKIDKQKEFVEGSFSGIFETKEELQKFKKYLRCSFQSPRKTWLKNISSEFDKQSVQDLMQMQNLPATIRPHEISVLSHHLLFKHLRLNDARKRSNATTEQQ from the coding sequence TTGATAGAGGCAAAGAAGAAATTTGGCCAAAATTTTTTAAAAGATAGTAGTGTTTTAAGTAAAATCATCCAAGCGATGCCCCGAAATGATCGAAAACTCGTTGAGATAGGGCCTGGCTTAGGTGATTTGACGCAAGAACTACTGAAGGTTAAGCCTTTAGTAGCATACGAGGTCGATGAAGACTTGTGCGTTTATTTGAGAAAAAAATTCTCAAAAGAGATAGATGAGGGGAGCCTAACATTGGTCCACGCCGATGTTTTAAGCCAATTTGAAAAGGGTTCATTGCTCAACGAACCTTATGATTTGGTGGCGAATTTACCCTATTATATTGCGACAACCATTATTTTGGACGCTTTAGAAGATCCTTATTGTAAATCAATGGAGGTGATGGTTCAAAAAGAGGTTGCAGAGAAATTTGCAGCATCTCCAAAGACCAAAGAATTTACTTCTTTAGCAATTTTAGCCCAAAGTGTTGGCGTTGCAAAACTACTTTTTGATGTAGATCCAACATCGTTTGATCCGCAGCCTAAAGTTGTATCTTCTATTCTCAAGATTGACAAACAAAAAGAGTTTGTTGAAGGGTCATTTTCGGGTATTTTTGAAACCAAAGAGGAATTGCAAAAATTTAAAAAATATTTGCGCTGTTCGTTTCAAAGTCCACGAAAAACTTGGTTGAAAAATATTTCTTCTGAGTTTGATAAGCAGTCTGTGCAAGATTTGATGCAGATGCAAAATCTCCCTGCAACCATTCGTCCTCATGAAATAAGCGTCTTGTCTCATCATCTACTATTTAAACATTTAAGGTTGAATGATGCAAGAAAACGAAGTAACGCAACAACAGAACAACAGTAA